In Halomonas alkalicola, the following proteins share a genomic window:
- a CDS encoding YceI family protein, which translates to MFKKTALAAAFGAVALVGASQVQAADYVVDTEGQHAFVQFKINHLGYSYILGNFESFTGQFHYDADNLEASSVEMEVDVTSLNTNHAERDRHFLSDDFLSAGTYPTATFVSTGFEPSGENEGTLTGELTLKGETREIEMPVTLMGEGEDPWGSYRAGFEGSTMLTLGDFGIDMSAFPEVMHELELYVTFEGVRQ; encoded by the coding sequence ATGTTCAAGAAGACCGCCCTCGCCGCCGCCTTCGGTGCCGTTGCCCTGGTGGGCGCAAGCCAGGTCCAGGCCGCCGACTACGTGGTGGATACCGAAGGCCAGCACGCCTTCGTCCAGTTCAAGATCAACCATCTCGGCTACTCCTACATCCTCGGCAACTTCGAGTCCTTCACCGGCCAGTTCCACTACGACGCGGACAACCTCGAGGCGTCCAGCGTCGAGATGGAAGTGGACGTGACCAGCCTGAACACTAACCACGCCGAGCGTGACCGTCACTTCCTCTCCGACGACTTCCTCAGCGCCGGCACCTATCCGACCGCCACCTTCGTCTCCACCGGCTTCGAGCCGAGCGGCGAGAACGAAGGCACCTTGACCGGCGAGCTCACCCTCAAGGGCGAGACCCGCGAGATCGAGATGCCGGTGACCCTGATGGGCGAGGGCGAGGACCCCTGGGGCAGCTACCGCGCCGGCTTCGAGGGCAGCACCATGCTGACCCTGGGCGACTTCGGCATCGACATGAGCGCTTTCCCGGAAGTGATGCATGAGCTCGAGCTCTACGTCACCTTCGAGGGCGTGCGCCAGTAA
- a CDS encoding MATE family efflux transporter, with translation MAIGVLALLGFQLVDSAFIARLGTAPLAAQSFTFPLSFLIIGIQVGLGIAIAALISRALGAGQEARARRLGSLVLLIGTATIALLALLLWAIQAPVFRLLGADAATRELIRGYWAPQLLAAWLGAALYFGYSLFRAHGNTRLPGTLMVVTSLVNLVLAPLLIFGIGPWEGLGLPGAAWATVAAFGVGLAVLGRHLGHTDWLSREGLGQEMRESARPFAGIAGPAMVSQLMPPLAAMLAITAVASLGEAAVAAWGLASRLETLSLMVVLAMTMSLPPWLGRCYGAGDWDQVHRLLRLALRVIVVWQLGLGLLMALAAPWVALALSGNPEVRDDLATLIRFLLPSYAALGVCMIVVSAGNALGWPLRAMLMSAARLFLFYLPCLWLGAYLGGLPGLAAGAAAGNLLAGLAAWRVLRRILASPRRRASREAKPAVSP, from the coding sequence ATGGCCATCGGCGTGCTGGCGCTGCTCGGCTTCCAGCTGGTGGACAGCGCCTTCATCGCCCGCCTGGGCACCGCGCCGCTGGCCGCCCAGTCCTTCACCTTTCCGCTCTCCTTCCTGATCATCGGCATCCAGGTGGGGCTCGGCATCGCCATCGCTGCGCTGATCTCCCGGGCCCTGGGCGCCGGCCAGGAGGCCCGCGCCAGGCGGCTGGGCAGCCTGGTGCTGCTGATCGGCACCGCCACCATCGCTCTGCTGGCGCTGTTGCTGTGGGCGATCCAGGCGCCGGTGTTCCGCCTGCTGGGGGCCGATGCGGCCACCCGCGAGCTGATCCGCGGCTACTGGGCGCCGCAGCTGCTGGCCGCCTGGCTGGGGGCGGCGCTCTACTTCGGCTACAGCCTGTTCCGCGCGCACGGCAATACCCGCCTGCCGGGCACCCTGATGGTGGTCACCAGCCTGGTCAACCTGGTGCTGGCCCCGCTGCTGATCTTCGGCATCGGCCCCTGGGAGGGGCTGGGGCTGCCCGGGGCGGCCTGGGCCACGGTGGCCGCCTTCGGCGTGGGCCTTGCGGTGCTGGGGCGGCACCTTGGCCATACCGACTGGCTCTCCCGCGAGGGGCTGGGCCAGGAGATGCGCGAGTCGGCGCGCCCCTTCGCCGGCATTGCCGGCCCCGCCATGGTCAGCCAGCTGATGCCGCCGCTGGCTGCCATGCTGGCCATCACGGCGGTGGCCAGCCTCGGCGAGGCCGCGGTGGCGGCCTGGGGCCTGGCCAGCCGCCTGGAGACCCTCTCGCTGATGGTGGTGCTGGCCATGACCATGTCGCTGCCGCCGTGGCTTGGGCGCTGCTACGGCGCCGGCGACTGGGACCAGGTGCACCGCCTGTTGCGCCTGGCGCTCAGGGTGATCGTGGTGTGGCAACTGGGGCTTGGCCTGCTCATGGCCCTGGCCGCCCCCTGGGTGGCGCTGGCGCTCTCCGGCAACCCCGAGGTGCGCGACGACCTCGCCACCCTGATCCGCTTCCTGCTGCCCAGCTACGCGGCGCTGGGGGTGTGCATGATCGTGGTCTCCGCCGGCAACGCCCTGGGCTGGCCGCTGCGTGCCATGCTGATGTCCGCCGCCCGACTGTTCCTCTTCTACCTGCCCTGCCTGTGGCTGGGGGCCTACCTCGGCGGCCTGCCGGGGCTCGCCGCCGGCGCCGCGGCAGGCAACCTGCTGGCCGGACTGGCCGCCTGGCGGGTGCTGCGGCGCATCCTGGCAAGCCCGAGGCGCCGCGCGAGCCGGGAGGCCAAGCCCGCCGTCTCACCTTGA
- the mobA gene encoding molybdenum cofactor guanylyltransferase MobA: MTPNELTGLILAGGQGRRMGGVDKGLVAFHGRPLVAHVRERLAGRVAEVLINANRSQAEYAVLGDRVIEDAEGGFQGPLMGIYSGLRAAATPWLVVVPCDTPALPEELVARLVAGLGDADIAVACDGERLHPVVALTRTALADDLAAALAGGERKIDRWYARHAWRRVDFSDCPAAFANLNTEDEKQRLEASLVSPDP; the protein is encoded by the coding sequence ATGACGCCAAACGAACTCACCGGGCTGATCCTGGCCGGCGGCCAGGGGCGCCGTATGGGCGGCGTGGACAAGGGGCTGGTGGCCTTCCACGGCCGCCCCCTGGTGGCCCATGTGCGCGAGCGCCTGGCCGGCCGGGTCGCCGAGGTGCTGATCAACGCCAACCGCAGCCAGGCGGAGTACGCCGTCCTGGGGGATCGCGTCATCGAGGACGCCGAGGGCGGCTTCCAGGGCCCGCTGATGGGCATCTACAGCGGGCTGCGCGCCGCTGCCACCCCCTGGCTGGTGGTGGTGCCCTGCGACACCCCTGCGCTGCCCGAGGAGCTGGTGGCGCGCCTGGTGGCGGGCCTGGGCGATGCCGATATTGCCGTGGCCTGCGACGGCGAACGCCTGCACCCGGTGGTGGCGCTGACCCGCACGGCACTGGCCGATGACCTCGCCGCGGCGCTGGCCGGCGGCGAGCGCAAGATCGACCGCTGGTACGCGCGCCACGCCTGGCGCCGCGTCGACTTCTCCGACTGCCCGGCGGCCTTCGCCAACCTCAATACCGAGGATGAGAAGCAGCGCCTGGAAGCCAGCCTGGTGAGCCCCGACCCATGA